One genomic region from Leptospira licerasiae serovar Varillal str. VAR 010 encodes:
- a CDS encoding AraC family transcriptional regulator, with amino-acid sequence MPPDAMGSHSYYNPGLWFQILWAITQFGTALGILMSLGQLVMEKKSALNRLLALIFLILGLIQGSFLLLVSGLYSEFPRLSLIQFPLIASVGPILFGIHNVSQDRDSDEISYLGLEKKHLVLPGLVWFAYFLGVLVLPQNWILEKISLFLRETGWNEGEILLSSPILILIFYIFLILKGSSDLLRWEVLQEEWTARILAFMVISTFVNLGFGAIYLSSKSPVFLLACSAMMGVSLCLAYLIGHKRPAFFQVLQEVSQATRQKYARSLLSGVNRHALKDSLTQLMEKEKLYRDEKLGLADLADELALSTHQVSELINQELGKNFSAFVNDYRIKEACELLQKEPDRSILDIAFEVGFATKSSFHRAFQKHTGKTPSEFRGS; translated from the coding sequence ATGCCTCCAGACGCGATGGGAAGTCATAGTTACTACAATCCAGGACTTTGGTTCCAAATCTTATGGGCAATCACCCAATTCGGGACCGCACTTGGGATCCTGATGTCTCTAGGGCAGCTTGTTATGGAGAAAAAATCAGCTCTCAACAGGCTTTTGGCCCTGATTTTCCTAATTTTAGGCCTGATCCAGGGGAGCTTCCTACTCTTAGTTTCCGGCTTATACTCAGAATTTCCCAGGCTATCTCTCATACAATTCCCGCTTATAGCATCTGTAGGCCCTATCCTATTCGGGATCCACAATGTAAGCCAAGACCGAGACTCGGATGAAATCTCTTATTTAGGGTTGGAGAAAAAGCACCTAGTTTTACCTGGCCTAGTCTGGTTTGCCTATTTCTTGGGAGTCCTAGTTCTTCCCCAAAACTGGATCTTAGAAAAGATCTCACTTTTCTTGAGGGAAACCGGTTGGAACGAGGGAGAAATCCTACTTTCTTCTCCCATTCTAATCCTGATCTTTTATATTTTTCTGATCTTAAAAGGAAGTTCCGACCTACTTCGGTGGGAAGTTCTACAGGAAGAATGGACCGCGAGGATACTCGCATTCATGGTAATTTCCACATTCGTGAACCTTGGGTTCGGTGCGATTTATCTTTCCAGCAAGTCTCCAGTCTTCCTTCTCGCCTGCTCCGCTATGATGGGAGTCAGCCTTTGTCTTGCCTACTTGATCGGACACAAACGGCCTGCATTCTTCCAAGTACTCCAAGAAGTAAGTCAGGCTACCCGGCAAAAATACGCACGCTCCCTACTTTCCGGTGTGAACAGACATGCGCTCAAAGACAGCCTCACACAGCTTATGGAAAAGGAAAAATTATATAGGGATGAAAAATTAGGCCTGGCAGATCTCGCAGACGAACTTGCACTTTCCACTCACCAAGTCTCGGAACTGATCAACCAAGAACTGGGAAAAAACTTCTCTGCGTTTGTGAATGACTATAGGATCAAAGAAGCATGCGAACTTCTACAAAAAGAACCGGATAGATCCATTCTGGACATAGCATTCGAAGTCGGATTCGCCACCAAGTCATCATTCCATAGAGCTTTCCAAAAACATACGGGTAAAACCCCTTCTGAATTCAGAGGAAGTTAA
- a CDS encoding fatty acid desaturase translates to MIAIAERATAQVPTKLYTRLSQKEKSKKIMKWIRFRDRKLRGKFEFLKHQDELGLTITLGSAAGMILFAGLYIVGVIPAWVCIVANGVLASILHEVEHDLIHNLYYKDNLKIQNFMFWMVWIFRGNTVSPWYRRMIHTLHHKVSGHKEDIEERLIGNGMKFGIKRFITMMDGNMSFLFQSHILRREAPKFKRSEITRSSWPYLVIYFHLWYNFLFINLFYIGNELLGKPVEIPAWLDTVRHFLNISAVVYTIPNWIRQTSIQIVSSNMHYYGDVKGLHDQTQVLNRWFLFPLHLFCFNFGSTHGIHHFVVNQPFYLRQAVAPFVHPAMKRYGIRFNDFGSIFRANRLGKEQVLAA, encoded by the coding sequence ATGATCGCCATTGCTGAAAGAGCGACCGCTCAGGTTCCAACCAAACTTTATACTAGATTGTCCCAAAAAGAAAAAAGTAAGAAGATCATGAAATGGATCCGATTCAGGGACAGAAAACTACGTGGTAAATTTGAATTTTTAAAACACCAAGACGAGTTAGGTCTTACGATCACTTTAGGTTCCGCCGCGGGTATGATACTATTCGCAGGACTTTATATCGTAGGGGTCATTCCTGCTTGGGTATGTATTGTTGCAAACGGAGTGCTTGCCTCCATTCTTCATGAGGTAGAACACGACTTAATCCATAATTTATATTATAAGGATAATCTAAAGATCCAGAACTTCATGTTTTGGATGGTTTGGATCTTTAGGGGGAATACCGTAAGTCCTTGGTACAGAAGAATGATCCATACTCTTCATCATAAAGTATCCGGTCATAAAGAAGATATTGAAGAACGTCTCATCGGGAACGGAATGAAATTCGGAATAAAACGTTTTATCACTATGATGGACGGGAATATGTCCTTCTTATTCCAATCACATATTTTGCGCAGAGAGGCTCCCAAATTCAAGAGAAGTGAGATCACTCGCTCCAGTTGGCCGTACCTCGTAATCTATTTTCACCTTTGGTACAATTTCCTATTCATTAATCTTTTCTATATCGGAAATGAATTATTGGGAAAACCTGTAGAAATTCCTGCTTGGTTGGACACTGTCCGCCATTTCTTGAATATTTCGGCGGTAGTTTATACGATCCCGAATTGGATCAGACAGACAAGCATCCAAATTGTTTCTTCTAATATGCATTATTATGGGGATGTAAAAGGACTGCATGATCAAACTCAAGTTTTGAATCGTTGGTTCTTATTTCCTCTTCATTTATTTTGCTTTAATTTTGGAAGTACTCACGGAATACACCACTTTGTAGTGAACCAACCTTTTTATCTCAGACAAGCGGTGGCACCTTTCGTTCACCCTGCGATGAAACGTTACGGTATCAGATTTAACGATTTCGGAAGTATTTTCAGGGCGAATCGTTTGGGTAAAGAACAAGTCTTAGCGGCTTAA
- a CDS encoding DMT family transporter — translation MQENRLRTYLEFQVSQILISGNVLFAQVLSYSPSLITWGRTLFAASLLGFVLWFRKRPFFFPTKKENWISFSLGVLLAFHWVTFFASAQEATIAVAVLTLFTHPVWTVLLEPLFFPSKIRSLDLALAVLVLFGMWILVPSFDLENKYLLGVGLGLASSWAMAFRNILTKKYLSGHGSTQVMFHQTAVTCFVLSPVLLFEDLFVGPKDWGLVVLLGVFFTAVGHTFYIKSVFRMKVKTAGLLSTVQPVYSAILAWAILQEVPRKEEFIGGAMILFAAAFESFRFRKKTE, via the coding sequence ATGCAGGAAAACAGACTTAGGACCTATCTTGAATTCCAAGTTTCCCAAATTTTAATCAGCGGAAACGTACTATTTGCTCAGGTTCTTTCCTATTCCCCTTCCTTAATCACTTGGGGAAGGACATTATTCGCAGCAAGTCTATTGGGTTTCGTTCTTTGGTTTAGAAAAAGACCGTTCTTCTTCCCCACCAAAAAAGAAAATTGGATCTCCTTTTCATTAGGGGTCTTACTCGCATTTCATTGGGTAACTTTTTTTGCATCTGCCCAAGAAGCGACTATCGCGGTCGCGGTGCTTACATTATTCACTCATCCTGTTTGGACAGTTTTACTAGAACCTTTATTTTTTCCTTCTAAGATCAGAAGTTTGGATCTTGCTCTCGCAGTCCTCGTTCTATTCGGAATGTGGATACTCGTACCAAGTTTTGATCTAGAAAACAAATATCTTTTAGGCGTTGGACTTGGACTTGCTTCTTCCTGGGCGATGGCGTTTCGGAATATTCTCACTAAAAAGTATCTTTCCGGACATGGATCCACACAAGTCATGTTCCACCAAACCGCTGTTACTTGTTTTGTCTTAAGTCCTGTCTTACTTTTCGAAGATCTATTCGTCGGTCCTAAGGATTGGGGATTAGTGGTATTATTAGGAGTATTTTTCACGGCCGTTGGACATACATTCTATATCAAGTCCGTGTTTAGGATGAAGGTCAAAACCGCAGGATTATTATCCACGGTGCAACCCGTATATTCCGCTATCCTTGCTTGGGCAATCTTGCAAGAAGTTCCTAGAAAGGAAGAATTCATCGGAGGAGCAATGATCCTATTCGCTGCGGCCTTCGAATCATTTAGATTCAGAAAAAAGACGGAATAA
- a CDS encoding glycosyl hydrolase family 67 codes for MLSLVDGSAPFFLESKEKHQNWSKAPLAHLEKFSLPSKKKHKRVRESFSRYTKRISKLGFNAISLDELCYLSERDFYPEDLKRKISSYRKKYKKLFKIASSQDLKVFITSDFFSVNDPILEYTDGNLDKITQLFKKSLEDLFSSFSEISGIVLRIGESDGVDVTGDFRSKLLLKTPKQANSFLKEILPIFEKHNKTLIFRTWTLGAYDIGDLIWNPNTYRKVFQNIQSKSLVISLKYGEGDFFRYLPINPLFFEDDKPKLLELQARREYEGFGEYPSFVGWMYERYRSELLGKANIAGISVWTQTGGWSSFKNITFLKRSSYWNELNTFVSVQLFTRPERSLEEILLKFYGKKNADLFLEFLELSEELILNLLYDPGFATQNFYLHRVRIPPILHITWDKITVSDPFRFLYSILNPDPKRSLQLGEEAFSKLSRMKKISEKLDLPYDSQFQKKTFKLILNARKLLYSENPALLAESKRLAKEYHKKYPKTFRFQFQASKSEPSRFLGFILKLFLRNRSRYRLRDKILFHPILRKIYYLVFLGIKNKLPDFINRQGMPVRELLQ; via the coding sequence ATGCTTTCTCTCGTAGACGGATCGGCCCCCTTCTTTTTAGAATCCAAAGAAAAACACCAAAATTGGTCCAAGGCACCTTTGGCGCATTTGGAGAAGTTTTCTCTACCTTCCAAGAAAAAACATAAACGTGTAAGAGAATCCTTTTCTAGATATACTAAAAGAATTTCCAAATTAGGATTTAATGCGATCAGCCTGGATGAACTCTGTTACCTTTCCGAAAGAGATTTTTATCCGGAAGATCTAAAACGTAAGATATCTTCTTATCGCAAAAAGTATAAAAAACTATTTAAGATCGCTTCCTCCCAAGACCTGAAGGTATTCATTACCAGCGATTTTTTCTCCGTTAATGATCCCATTTTGGAATATACGGATGGAAACCTGGATAAGATCACTCAACTTTTCAAAAAATCCTTAGAAGATCTGTTTTCCAGCTTTTCGGAAATTTCCGGAATAGTTTTGCGTATAGGAGAATCGGACGGAGTGGATGTAACCGGGGATTTTAGGAGCAAACTTCTTCTTAAAACCCCAAAGCAGGCAAACTCATTCTTAAAAGAGATCCTACCAATTTTTGAAAAACATAATAAAACGTTAATATTCAGGACTTGGACACTAGGAGCCTATGATATCGGAGATTTGATCTGGAATCCTAATACATATCGTAAGGTGTTTCAAAACATACAAAGTAAATCTCTGGTCATTTCTTTAAAATACGGAGAAGGTGATTTTTTCAGATATCTTCCGATCAATCCGTTATTCTTCGAAGATGATAAGCCAAAACTTCTAGAATTGCAAGCCAGAAGGGAATACGAGGGTTTCGGGGAATATCCTAGCTTTGTAGGCTGGATGTATGAAAGATACAGATCTGAACTTTTAGGAAAGGCGAATATTGCCGGGATCAGCGTCTGGACCCAAACAGGAGGCTGGTCATCTTTTAAAAATATCACATTTTTAAAACGTTCTTCTTATTGGAACGAACTGAATACATTCGTTTCCGTTCAATTATTCACAAGACCGGAAAGAAGTTTGGAAGAGATCCTTCTGAAATTCTACGGAAAAAAGAATGCGGATCTATTTTTGGAATTTTTAGAATTAAGCGAAGAATTGATCCTAAATCTTTTGTACGATCCCGGATTTGCTACACAAAATTTCTATCTGCATCGTGTTCGTATCCCACCTATTCTTCATATTACCTGGGACAAGATCACAGTTTCGGATCCTTTCCGATTCTTATATTCGATCTTAAATCCGGATCCGAAAAGATCCTTACAATTAGGAGAAGAAGCTTTCTCCAAACTCTCTCGTATGAAAAAGATTTCTGAAAAACTGGATCTTCCTTACGATTCTCAATTCCAGAAAAAAACGTTTAAGCTCATCCTAAATGCAAGAAAATTATTGTACTCCGAAAATCCCGCTTTGTTAGCCGAATCCAAAAGACTCGCAAAAGAATATCATAAGAAATACCCCAAAACTTTCCGCTTCCAATTCCAGGCATCCAAGTCTGAACCGTCTCGGTTCCTAGGATTTATCCTGAAATTATTTTTAAGGAACAGAAGTCGCTACAGGCTTAGAGACAAAATCTTATTTCATCCTATTTTGCGTAAGATCTACTATTTGGTATTTTTAGGGATCAAAAACAAACTCCCGGACTTTATCAACCGCCAGGGGATGCCTGTCCGAGAATTATTACAATGA
- the lsa20 gene encoding LIC11469 family lipoprotein adhesin Lsa20 translates to MFRKVYLILFILSSLSLSCEKEKNSDPSFSLNLSGKKGGVPVRIDWIYKGFPGEMKIYELASQRPVQLWDTNTVSDLDLAPVSSLIEDSKLVLGPGETRKFALVYKNETKDKLYFFAAPHSVNPPEFGFGFKFKCLCVNHLFQVAPGAIWYRIVEIRTMPNWASDPFQITHTLVRVDPSQAKEWNNMGNHSHSDE, encoded by the coding sequence TTGTTCAGAAAAGTTTACCTGATCCTTTTCATTTTGAGCTCTCTTTCGCTTTCTTGTGAAAAGGAAAAAAATTCGGATCCTTCTTTTTCTCTGAATCTATCCGGAAAAAAGGGAGGAGTTCCTGTTCGTATAGATTGGATCTATAAAGGTTTTCCGGGAGAAATGAAAATTTATGAACTGGCTTCTCAGAGGCCGGTTCAGCTTTGGGATACGAATACAGTTTCGGATCTGGATCTGGCTCCTGTTTCCAGTTTGATAGAAGATTCAAAATTAGTTTTGGGTCCGGGTGAAACCCGCAAGTTTGCTCTGGTATATAAGAACGAAACAAAGGACAAGTTATACTTCTTTGCGGCTCCTCATTCAGTCAATCCGCCTGAATTCGGTTTCGGTTTTAAATTCAAATGCCTTTGTGTGAATCATTTATTCCAAGTGGCACCGGGCGCTATTTGGTATAGAATTGTTGAGATCCGTACTATGCCCAATTGGGCAAGTGATCCGTTCCAGATCACTCATACTTTGGTGAGAGTGGATCCGAGCCAGGCAAAAGAATGGAATAATATGGGAAATCACTCTCATTCGGACGAATGA
- a CDS encoding discoidin domain-containing protein, whose translation MFAKYSTLLLGALFFFHCGKKLPVSMITATSMDSGLPFEILDGKKWRPEEGAKFVKLHFYPDETFLLSKIEVESCNGDFSDPITAYINFDEYSQDLSTGSTAVVSFDAPKSTRSVTFNFHRNANLCVQKVNFYDDKGSKMKWKGPKVVEASVTASETAKPNLSYDVMNLFDSRYEYAWASDKKGPGVTLDFDFKETQKIKSIKIWNGYQRSDRHCQTNGRLKTATLTGDNGFEEKIEVGDIMGPQTIQFSKTFEGKKLKLKVDSIYTGKDYKGLVISEIRFSDGDDWILPNPMEQVKKIAKNNFFQFTAANVDNVLNWSYVGGEYTGDIPTSSNTNVEQSAQTTETNPEGTTGEEQAPESGLISSNWTLRLRSDGSLFFEGNTTEVDGSEQIIKSFYALGNYEVKEAKPDGLKLRIFGLVRKMSQREYNEDYYGGDCNGCGRDCNNSQDGENGEKIFQEQILLRKSGNKLFIKNENPGKVFQFATLELVQE comes from the coding sequence ATGTTCGCCAAATATTCGACTCTATTATTAGGAGCATTGTTCTTTTTTCACTGCGGTAAAAAATTGCCTGTTTCCATGATCACGGCCACTTCTATGGATAGCGGGCTTCCATTCGAGATCCTTGATGGCAAAAAATGGAGGCCGGAAGAGGGAGCCAAATTCGTTAAACTTCATTTTTATCCGGACGAAACGTTCTTATTATCCAAGATAGAGGTAGAATCCTGTAACGGCGACTTTTCGGATCCCATCACTGCCTATATTAATTTTGATGAATATAGTCAGGACCTTTCCACCGGTTCCACTGCTGTGGTTTCTTTTGACGCACCCAAGAGCACTCGTTCGGTCACTTTTAACTTTCATAGGAACGCGAATTTATGCGTTCAAAAGGTGAACTTTTACGACGACAAAGGCTCCAAAATGAAATGGAAGGGACCAAAGGTCGTAGAAGCTTCCGTGACCGCGTCCGAAACCGCTAAGCCGAATCTTTCTTACGATGTGATGAACTTATTCGATTCTAGATATGAATATGCTTGGGCTTCCGACAAAAAAGGTCCGGGTGTGACTTTAGATTTCGACTTTAAGGAAACTCAAAAAATAAAATCCATCAAGATTTGGAACGGCTACCAGAGATCCGACAGGCATTGCCAAACGAACGGAAGATTAAAAACAGCAACTCTGACAGGTGATAACGGCTTCGAGGAAAAGATAGAAGTGGGGGATATCATGGGTCCTCAAACCATCCAATTCTCCAAAACTTTCGAAGGCAAAAAATTAAAACTCAAAGTGGATTCCATCTACACCGGAAAAGATTATAAAGGACTCGTCATTAGTGAGATTCGTTTTTCAGACGGAGACGATTGGATCTTGCCGAATCCGATGGAGCAAGTTAAGAAGATCGCAAAGAATAATTTTTTCCAATTCACTGCGGCTAATGTAGACAATGTCCTGAACTGGAGTTATGTGGGAGGAGAATATACCGGAGATATTCCTACTTCTTCCAATACGAATGTGGAACAGTCGGCACAAACTACCGAAACCAATCCAGAAGGAACCACAGGGGAAGAACAAGCTCCGGAATCCGGACTTATCTCTTCTAACTGGACTTTGAGATTGAGATCCGACGGAAGTCTTTTCTTCGAAGGGAATACCACCGAGGTAGACGGATCGGAGCAGATCATTAAAAGTTTCTATGCATTAGGAAATTATGAAGTGAAAGAAGCCAAACCTGACGGTTTAAAACTCCGTATATTCGGTCTTGTTCGAAAAATGAGTCAAAGAGAGTATAACGAGGATTATTACGGCGGCGACTGTAACGGTTGCGGAAGGGACTGCAATAATAGCCAGGACGGGGAGAACGGAGAGAAAATTTTCCAAGAACAGATACTTCTTCGTAAATCCGGAAACAAACTTTTTATAAAGAACGAAAACCCTGGAAAAGTTTTCCAGTTTGCTACTTTGGAATTGGTCCAGGAATAA
- a CDS encoding Rrf2 family transcriptional regulator, with amino-acid sequence MSIPSRYSIAIHILSLVDRDGEEASSSQIMADSIGTNPVVVRNILGKLKKAGLVVSKQGVAGAKLAKSPEEIQLLQIYKAVETEAPLFSIHDKPNPKCPVGKKIQTTLTGIFQEAQSALEAKLAEFHLSDVLFQLDSEKKKRA; translated from the coding sequence ATGTCGATTCCGAGCAGATATTCTATAGCTATCCATATTCTTTCCCTGGTGGACCGGGATGGAGAAGAAGCAAGCTCTTCTCAAATTATGGCGGATAGTATTGGGACTAACCCGGTAGTAGTCCGAAACATTCTGGGAAAATTAAAAAAGGCGGGCCTTGTGGTTTCTAAACAAGGTGTAGCTGGGGCTAAACTTGCCAAATCCCCCGAGGAAATCCAACTTTTACAGATCTATAAGGCAGTGGAAACGGAGGCTCCTCTATTCTCTATCCATGACAAGCCGAACCCGAAATGCCCTGTGGGTAAAAAGATACAAACCACTTTGACCGGAATTTTCCAAGAGGCTCAATCGGCTCTCGAAGCGAAACTAGCCGAATTCCATCTTTCCGACGTGCTCTTCCAATTGGATTCCGAGAAGAAAAAGCGGGCGTAA
- a CDS encoding alpha/beta hydrolase: MKKIFKRVSIGLGAVLIAYLGVYYATFPKYEFHPKADLTQSFDSFYKTKLEETKSLHGRPGSEERLIRYSPGKTEYAILYIHGFGASRAEGEETVDKISASLKANTYYLRLPGHGTNNEDHRDTPFTEYLRVAEESLLMMDKLGNQTILMGTSMGGLISVYLAGKYPDKIKDLVLFSPFFDFAVPLAKIFFYPGGMTFGETIQGKIRKSPPKTADDGMGEHYYEYWYKDQYLSAIQHVSNATKFVLSQHSLEKIKVPTLLVYYYKDKEHQDKTASVTTMLKCFDKIGGDNPNPLNTKVQIEEGSHVLTSKHVFSDKVKVQKEVLDFLHKTGVK; encoded by the coding sequence ATGAAAAAAATATTCAAACGGGTTTCGATCGGCCTAGGTGCAGTGCTTATCGCCTATTTGGGGGTCTATTACGCCACATTTCCCAAATACGAATTCCATCCAAAAGCGGACTTAACTCAAAGTTTCGATTCGTTTTATAAAACTAAATTAGAAGAAACTAAATCTCTTCATGGTAGACCAGGCTCGGAAGAAAGACTGATCCGATATTCTCCGGGTAAAACGGAATATGCAATTCTTTACATACATGGTTTCGGTGCTTCCCGCGCAGAAGGAGAAGAGACCGTCGATAAAATTTCGGCCTCTCTCAAAGCGAATACCTATTATCTAAGACTTCCAGGCCACGGAACAAACAACGAGGATCACAGAGACACACCGTTTACGGAATATCTCAGGGTGGCGGAGGAAAGTCTATTGATGATGGATAAATTAGGAAATCAAACTATACTAATGGGAACTAGTATGGGCGGCCTGATCTCCGTTTATCTTGCGGGAAAGTATCCGGATAAGATCAAAGACCTCGTATTATTCTCCCCATTTTTCGATTTTGCAGTTCCTTTGGCAAAAATATTCTTTTATCCGGGCGGAATGACTTTCGGCGAAACGATCCAAGGAAAGATCAGAAAGTCCCCTCCAAAAACTGCCGACGACGGTATGGGTGAACATTATTACGAGTATTGGTACAAGGATCAGTATTTATCCGCTATCCAACACGTAAGCAATGCGACTAAGTTCGTTCTTAGCCAACACAGTCTGGAAAAGATCAAAGTCCCTACTCTATTAGTATATTATTATAAAGATAAGGAACACCAGGACAAAACGGCCAGCGTGACTACAATGCTGAAATGTTTCGATAAGATCGGAGGAGATAATCCTAACCCTCTTAATACAAAAGTCCAGATAGAAGAAGGAAGCCATGTTCTAACTTCTAAACATGTATTCTCGGATAAAGTTAAGGTCCAAAAGGAAGTTTTGGACTTCTTACATAAAACCGGAGTAAAATAA
- a CDS encoding LysR family transcriptional regulator yields MEFRQIVYFLEISESGTFQKAASRLGLTQPALSRQIYLLEKELGVSVLERGGRSVRLTHEGERFYQYSIRMKELWEEIQDGFSKENELKGNYSISAGGTVSAWILPQILKEILKKRPGLSLSVREGDAGETRDAVLKGEVDLGILTGPIYESSLNVLEFLSDRIFPVAAKDHPIFLKKKIRIEDLKKQSFVLFHPGSALRKAVEKRIKSFSKEFGPKIAMELRSVESVIKSLEAGLGIGFLSEYSIGPKLKKIKFDEWNTERKFYLCYRKKSGPGLALLAEEILRSAMEWGSERRPSSL; encoded by the coding sequence ATGGAATTCAGACAGATCGTTTATTTTCTGGAAATTTCGGAATCCGGGACCTTCCAAAAAGCAGCTTCTAGATTAGGTTTAACCCAGCCTGCGCTTTCTAGACAGATCTATCTTTTAGAAAAGGAATTAGGGGTGAGCGTTCTGGAGAGAGGGGGAAGATCTGTTAGGCTCACTCACGAAGGAGAAAGATTTTACCAGTATTCCATAAGGATGAAAGAATTATGGGAAGAGATACAGGACGGTTTTTCCAAGGAGAATGAACTAAAAGGAAATTATTCCATCTCCGCCGGCGGAACTGTTTCCGCTTGGATTCTGCCTCAGATCTTAAAAGAGATCCTGAAAAAAAGACCGGGACTCTCTCTTTCGGTAAGAGAAGGAGACGCAGGGGAAACAAGGGACGCGGTTTTAAAGGGAGAAGTGGACCTAGGGATCTTGACCGGTCCAATCTACGAGTCAAGTTTGAACGTTCTGGAATTTCTTTCGGATCGGATCTTTCCAGTGGCAGCAAAAGACCATCCTATTTTTCTAAAAAAGAAAATACGAATAGAGGATCTGAAAAAACAATCCTTCGTACTATTCCATCCGGGGTCCGCTCTAAGAAAAGCAGTGGAGAAGAGGATTAAATCTTTCTCAAAAGAGTTCGGCCCTAAGATAGCAATGGAGCTTAGGAGTGTGGAGTCGGTTATCAAGTCTTTAGAAGCTGGATTAGGGATCGGTTTTTTATCCGAATATTCCATAGGCCCGAAGCTCAAAAAAATAAAATTCGACGAATGGAATACGGAACGAAAGTTTTATCTTTGTTATCGAAAAAAATCGGGACCGGGACTCGCTTTACTTGCGGAAGAAATTTTAAGATCCGCTATGGAATGGGGATCGGAGAGGAGGCCTTCTTCCCTTTGA
- the leuC gene encoding 3-isopropylmalate dehydratase large subunit, whose amino-acid sequence MGQTLYDKIWESHRISENSDSESILYVDRHILHEVTSAQAFEGLRNKNRSVRRTDLTFGVVDHNVSTRDRKNRDAAGPVSRLQIDTMEKNCKDFGIRLFGPEDPDQGIVHVLGPELGFTVPGSIIVCGDSHTATHGAFGALAFGIGTSEVEHVLATQTLKQAKTKSMLVRFIGKPGFGITAKDVILELISKIGTSGGRGFTMEYKGEWIESLSMEGRMTICNMSIEAGARASLIAPDRITFDYLKDRRLIPKGKSFDQAVEYWKTFFTDKDAVYDKLIELDISKIEPQVTWGTNPSQSLSVEDVIPNPEEFEDMRAKETAWNALEYMGLKPGTRISEIKIDKVFIGSCTNSRIEDLRSAAEVAKGKKVHPGVQALVVPGSGSVKRQAESEGLDKIFKEAGFEWREPGCSLCLAMNDDVLKPGERCASTSNRNFEGRQGRGGRTHLVSPSMAAAAAVTGKFSDVRKLA is encoded by the coding sequence ATGGGACAAACTCTATACGACAAAATTTGGGAAAGTCATCGGATCTCCGAAAATTCCGATTCGGAATCCATTTTATATGTGGATCGTCATATTCTTCACGAAGTGACTTCGGCCCAAGCGTTCGAAGGCTTAAGGAATAAGAATAGAAGCGTAAGAAGGACAGATCTAACGTTCGGAGTGGTGGACCATAATGTTTCCACGAGAGATCGTAAGAACAGAGATGCTGCAGGTCCCGTCTCCAGATTGCAGATAGACACTATGGAAAAAAACTGCAAAGACTTCGGCATCCGCTTATTTGGTCCGGAAGATCCCGATCAAGGAATAGTGCATGTATTGGGTCCTGAGTTGGGATTTACAGTCCCCGGTTCGATTATCGTATGCGGCGATTCTCATACTGCAACTCATGGGGCGTTCGGTGCATTGGCTTTCGGGATCGGGACTAGCGAAGTAGAGCATGTGCTTGCGACCCAAACTTTAAAGCAGGCCAAAACAAAATCCATGCTAGTACGTTTTATCGGCAAACCGGGTTTCGGGATCACTGCCAAAGACGTCATCTTAGAACTGATCTCTAAAATAGGGACCTCTGGTGGAAGAGGATTCACCATGGAATATAAAGGAGAATGGATCGAATCCCTTTCCATGGAAGGAAGAATGACTATTTGTAATATGAGTATAGAGGCGGGAGCAAGAGCAAGTTTGATCGCGCCTGATCGGATCACATTCGACTATTTGAAAGATAGAAGGCTGATCCCCAAAGGAAAAAGTTTCGATCAAGCGGTGGAATATTGGAAAACATTCTTCACTGATAAGGACGCCGTATATGATAAGCTTATCGAATTAGATATTTCTAAAATAGAACCTCAGGTTACTTGGGGAACAAATCCTTCACAATCGTTGTCTGTTGAAGATGTTATTCCAAACCCGGAAGAATTCGAAGATATGCGAGCTAAAGAAACCGCTTGGAATGCATTAGAATACATGGGTCTAAAACCTGGAACACGGATCTCCGAGATCAAAATTGATAAGGTATTCATAGGTTCCTGTACAAATTCCAGAATAGAAGACTTGAGATCCGCAGCAGAAGTCGCCAAAGGTAAAAAGGTCCACCCAGGAGTGCAAGCGTTAGTAGTACCAGGTTCCGGTTCCGTAAAACGTCAGGCGGAGTCCGAGGGTCTGGATAAAATTTTTAAAGAAGCTGGATTCGAATGGAGAGAACCGGGTTGCTCTCTTTGTCTCGCGATGAACGACGATGTGTTAAAACCGGGAGAAAGATGTGCCTCCACTTCTAATCGCAACTTTGAAGGAAGACAAGGAAGAGGAGGAAGAACTCATTTAGTCAGTCCCTCCATGGCAGCGGCGGCAGCAGTGACCGGAAAATTTTCAGACGTGAGGAAATTGGCATGA